A region of Balnearium lithotrophicum DNA encodes the following proteins:
- a CDS encoding phage portal protein, translating to MAVINFDLDYQFLKDSYTGRGGYLDGSYLVRFPNESDEKFKNRKRYAVLFNFCKKIVDSITGHVFKKSPIRKMDDSPWYEKFINNTDRRGTYIDDKMSQLLKLTLINGIIFVIVDKPRIQVETALEEKELNIFPYITFRKPVHLQDYSFDEFGTLNYIVFKEPNPENPQFFIYRKYTKNEWFISDDEQFSKLRDSGEHKLGVVPVIPFAVTQLEDDEILPTPFILEIANLQRDFYNAVNELRTILRDNTFPILTFPVKDDSSTEALKNQGLSISTDNGLLYNAEAGAKPEFIAPPSDPAQIYLSYIEMLVKQIFKQVNLDFANSKAESGLAKQYDYLEFTTMLVNFANALEACEYKIAELVGKWLGEEFKGYIEYSKQFTILDAEQFTETVLSVFNEPAVSPVLKNELEKLLARLILNPFKDEKELDQIENALDSKEDWEVKMRAEGWNS from the coding sequence ATGGCTGTAATTAACTTTGACTTGGATTACCAGTTTCTCAAGGACTCCTACACAGGCAGAGGAGGATACTTAGACGGAAGTTACCTTGTAAGGTTCCCAAACGAAAGTGATGAGAAGTTCAAAAACAGAAAGAGGTACGCAGTCCTATTTAACTTCTGCAAAAAGATAGTTGACTCCATAACGGGACACGTTTTCAAAAAGTCCCCGATTAGAAAAATGGACGACTCCCCCTGGTACGAGAAGTTCATCAACAACACAGACAGGAGGGGAACCTACATAGACGACAAAATGAGCCAGCTTTTAAAGCTAACCCTCATTAACGGAATAATCTTTGTAATAGTTGACAAGCCCAGAATTCAGGTAGAAACGGCCTTAGAGGAAAAGGAGCTTAACATCTTTCCCTACATAACATTCAGGAAACCTGTCCACCTTCAAGACTACTCCTTTGACGAGTTTGGAACCCTAAACTACATAGTGTTTAAAGAGCCAAACCCAGAAAACCCACAATTTTTCATCTACAGAAAGTACACAAAAAACGAATGGTTCATCTCCGACGATGAACAGTTCTCAAAATTAAGGGACTCTGGAGAACACAAATTAGGAGTAGTTCCAGTAATACCTTTTGCAGTTACCCAGCTTGAGGATGACGAAATCCTTCCGACTCCCTTCATCCTTGAAATAGCCAACCTTCAAAGGGACTTCTACAATGCAGTTAACGAACTGAGGACGATACTCAGGGACAACACATTTCCCATTCTAACTTTCCCAGTAAAGGACGACTCCTCAACAGAAGCTCTCAAAAATCAGGGACTTTCAATATCAACAGACAACGGGCTCCTCTACAACGCAGAGGCGGGGGCAAAACCAGAATTCATAGCTCCGCCGTCGGACCCTGCCCAAATATATCTTTCCTACATAGAAATGCTCGTAAAGCAGATTTTCAAACAGGTTAACCTTGACTTTGCAAACTCCAAGGCGGAATCGGGACTTGCAAAACAGTACGATTACCTTGAATTCACCACAATGCTCGTTAACTTTGCCAACGCATTGGAGGCCTGTGAGTACAAAATTGCAGAGCTTGTCGGAAAGTGGCTCGGAGAAGAGTTTAAAGGCTACATTGAATATTCAAAGCAGTTTACGATACTTGATGCAGAACAGTTTACAGAAACCGTTCTTTCAGTCTTTAACGAACCTGCTGTTTCTCCAGTTCTCAAAAACGAACTTGAAAAACTCCTTGCAAGACTCATTCTCAACCCCTTCAAGGACGAAAAAGAGCTCGACCAGATAGAAAATGCTTTGGATTCAAAAGAGGACTGGGAAGTTAAAATGAGGGCTGAAGGTTGGAACAGTTAG
- a CDS encoding terminase large subunit domain-containing protein, with protein sequence MAILLPYQIEIVKGIDSHKFSAIKMARQTGKSFVVSYWAAKRAATRQNHTIVVVSPTERQSKLFVDKVKLHVKALKLTGVKFFENTDLKKLEINFPNGSQIVALPANPDGIRGFSGDVIMDEAAFFRDWQEVYRAVFPIITRKKDYKLIAISTPFGKNDLFYYLWSISENNPKWFRYSLNIYEAVEKGLSVDIEELKAGIKSEDAWKTEYLVEFIDEADSVLPYELIQKCEMPKEEIILPDLREAKGNLYCGIDVGRRKDLTVITVVEKLGDVLYVRRIEELKKKPFREQIEIISHYAKFCRRVAVDETGLGMQLAEELKENFGSKVIPVYFSAKTKEELAEKLRTKFQDRLIRIPSDPDLREDLHSVRKTVTNAGNVRYEGSAKDSHADRFWSLALAVYAASQRTFNFIFKGVKIPWL encoded by the coding sequence ATGGCAATACTCCTTCCCTATCAAATTGAGATAGTTAAGGGAATTGACTCTCACAAGTTTAGTGCAATAAAGATGGCAAGGCAGACGGGTAAGTCATTTGTAGTATCCTACTGGGCAGCAAAGAGGGCAGCTACGAGGCAGAACCACACAATAGTTGTGGTTTCTCCAACAGAGAGGCAGAGCAAACTATTTGTTGATAAGGTGAAACTCCACGTTAAAGCATTAAAACTTACAGGAGTTAAGTTTTTTGAAAACACAGACCTTAAAAAGTTGGAAATTAACTTTCCCAATGGCTCTCAAATCGTAGCCCTGCCTGCCAACCCCGACGGTATAAGGGGATTTTCAGGGGACGTAATAATGGACGAGGCAGCATTCTTTAGGGACTGGCAGGAGGTTTACAGGGCCGTGTTTCCAATCATCACAAGGAAGAAGGACTACAAACTCATTGCAATATCAACCCCTTTTGGGAAAAACGACCTTTTCTACTACCTCTGGAGCATAAGCGAGAACAATCCCAAGTGGTTTAGGTATTCGTTAAACATCTACGAAGCGGTTGAAAAAGGACTTTCCGTTGATATAGAGGAGCTGAAAGCAGGGATAAAGAGTGAGGATGCCTGGAAGACAGAATACCTCGTAGAATTCATAGACGAGGCAGATTCCGTCCTTCCTTACGAGCTTATCCAGAAATGTGAAATGCCGAAAGAGGAAATAATCCTCCCTGACTTAAGAGAAGCCAAAGGAAACCTCTACTGCGGAATTGACGTTGGAAGGAGAAAGGACCTTACAGTTATAACCGTCGTTGAAAAGTTGGGAGACGTCCTTTACGTAAGAAGAATTGAGGAACTTAAAAAGAAACCCTTTAGAGAACAGATAGAGATAATCAGCCACTACGCAAAGTTCTGCAGGAGAGTTGCCGTTGACGAGACTGGACTGGGAATGCAGTTGGCAGAGGAGCTAAAGGAGAATTTCGGTTCAAAAGTCATCCCCGTTTACTTTTCTGCAAAGACAAAAGAAGAGCTTGCTGAAAAACTGAGGACAAAATTCCAGGATAGGCTCATAAGAATTCCCTCCGACCCTGACCTCAGAGAGGACCTTCACTCTGTTAGAAAAACAGTAACAAATGCGGGAAATGTAAGATACGAAGGTTCTGCAAAGGACAGCCACGCCGATAGATTCTGGAGCTTAGCACTTGCAGTTTACGCTGCAAGCCAAAGGACCTTTAACTTCATATTTAAGGGAGTGAAGATACCATGGCTGTAA